In one window of Nakamurella alba DNA:
- a CDS encoding SDR family NAD(P)-dependent oxidoreductase, which translates to MTGDFAGRTVIVTGAAGGIGSVTAARFAASGAQVVLVDRSADGLADPAAAIAAGSDRPDAVHVVAADLRADGAAGAVVEATLAATGRIDVLVNIAGFFPGGEGRLHEAGRKSWDLTLDVNLRASADLVAAVVPVMIDAGGGAIVNTSSAQGRAGDIAWTSYGVAKAGVESLTRYVATQYGGDGIRCNAVAPGLIATAGALGRLPADKPAAIERQTPLGRLGRPEEIAEVVLFLASDRASYLTGQVIAVDGGMLCHMPPTG; encoded by the coding sequence ATGACGGGCGACTTCGCCGGACGCACGGTGATCGTCACCGGCGCGGCGGGCGGGATCGGCAGCGTCACCGCCGCGCGGTTCGCCGCGAGCGGGGCGCAGGTGGTGCTGGTGGACCGGAGCGCCGACGGCCTGGCCGATCCGGCCGCGGCGATCGCCGCCGGTAGCGACCGGCCGGACGCCGTGCACGTGGTGGCGGCCGACCTGCGCGCCGACGGCGCCGCGGGGGCGGTGGTGGAGGCGACCCTCGCGGCGACCGGGCGGATCGACGTGCTGGTCAACATCGCCGGCTTCTTCCCCGGTGGCGAGGGCCGGTTGCACGAAGCCGGCCGCAAGAGCTGGGATCTCACCCTCGACGTCAACCTGCGGGCATCGGCCGATCTCGTGGCGGCGGTGGTCCCCGTGATGATCGACGCCGGCGGCGGGGCGATCGTGAACACCTCGTCGGCGCAGGGCCGGGCCGGCGACATCGCCTGGACCTCCTACGGTGTGGCGAAGGCGGGCGTGGAGTCGCTCACCCGGTACGTGGCCACCCAGTACGGCGGTGACGGGATCCGGTGCAACGCCGTGGCACCGGGTCTGATCGCCACCGCCGGCGCGCTGGGCAGGTTGCCGGCGGACAAGCCCGCGGCGATCGAGCGGCAGACACCCCTGGGCCGGCTGGGGCGCCCGGAGGAGATCGCCGAGGTGGTGCTCTTCCTCGCCTCGGACCGGGCGTCGTACCTCACCGGGCAGGTGATCGCCGTCGATGGCGGGATGCTCTGCCACATGCCTCCCACCGGCTGA
- a CDS encoding alpha/beta fold hydrolase, which produces MVEPESSEVLVPDGARIATYRWDPVGTPKAVVQIVHGVGEYALRYRPLARALVDAGYVVYAHDHRGHGRTAVSPADFGVLGEDGWGELVADIGRVGATARAAHPDLPSAIVAHSLGSFATQQYLLDHSADVAAVVLSGTAVIDLLEPMMDLDAPMDLSMFNAAFQPQRTDFDWLSRDEAQVDAYIADPLCGFGLDIPGGRAMFVGARQLADPARVAGMRPELPVYVVVGEMDPVNGGMALVDELVRRYRERGLTDVTLVSYPDARHEVFNETNRDEVVAGVIDWLDARLAT; this is translated from the coding sequence ATGGTCGAACCGGAGTCGTCCGAGGTCCTGGTGCCGGACGGTGCCCGCATCGCCACCTACCGGTGGGACCCGGTCGGGACGCCGAAGGCCGTCGTGCAGATCGTGCACGGCGTGGGGGAGTACGCACTCCGCTACCGACCGCTCGCCCGTGCCCTGGTCGATGCCGGGTACGTGGTGTACGCCCACGACCACCGCGGGCACGGCAGGACGGCGGTCTCGCCCGCCGACTTCGGTGTGCTGGGCGAGGACGGCTGGGGCGAACTGGTCGCGGACATCGGCAGGGTGGGCGCGACGGCCCGGGCGGCGCATCCCGATCTGCCGTCGGCGATCGTCGCGCACAGCCTGGGATCCTTCGCCACGCAGCAGTACCTGCTCGACCACAGCGCCGACGTCGCGGCGGTGGTGCTGTCCGGAACCGCCGTCATCGACCTGCTGGAACCGATGATGGACCTGGACGCACCGATGGACCTCAGCATGTTCAACGCCGCGTTCCAGCCGCAGCGCACGGACTTCGACTGGCTGAGCCGGGACGAGGCGCAGGTGGACGCCTACATCGCCGACCCGCTCTGCGGGTTCGGGCTCGACATCCCCGGCGGGCGAGCGATGTTCGTCGGGGCCCGGCAGCTCGCCGATCCCGCGCGGGTGGCCGGGATGCGCCCCGAACTGCCGGTGTACGTGGTGGTCGGTGAGATGGATCCGGTCAACGGCGGGATGGCCCTGGTGGACGAGTTGGTGCGCCGGTACCGGGAGCGCGGCCTCACGGACGTCACCCTGGTGTCCTACCCCGACGCCCGGCACGAGGTCTTCAACGAGACCAACCGCGACGAGGTGGTTGCCGGCGTGATCGATTGGCTGGACGCGAGACTCGCGACCTGA
- a CDS encoding aldehyde dehydrogenase, with translation MITYNEFYIDGDWAAPAGTERLDVVSPTTESAIGSVPVSTTTDIDRAVSAARAAFDDPSGWPAWSPERRGEALGRFADELEKRSPETARRVSSQNGMPITLAEAFEGGFPPVLLRYYSQLMIDGPAEERRPGMMGGTSLVRKEPVGVVGAIVPWNVPQAISFLKLAPALAAGCTVVIKPAEETVLDAYLMAEAAVAAGLPRGVLNVVPGGRAVGAYLVEHPGVDKVSFTGSTAAGRKIAETCGRLLRPVTLELGGKSAAVVLDDADLASSMESFFGATLLNNGQICWLNTRVVAPRSRYGEIVDTITDLAKSLKVGDPLDRETAIGPLVSGRQRERVEGYISKGLAEGGRMTTGGRRPGDLDQGFFVEPTIFADLDNSATIAREEIFGPVLTIIPYDDVDDAVAIANDSEYGLGGTVWTSDPSRGEAVARRIRSGTVGINAYSNDPHAPFGGIKSSGMGRELGPEALSSFQVYKTIYLDPRAS, from the coding sequence ATGATCACCTACAACGAGTTCTACATCGACGGGGACTGGGCCGCTCCGGCCGGCACCGAGCGGCTCGACGTCGTCTCCCCCACGACCGAGAGCGCGATCGGTTCGGTGCCGGTCAGCACCACGACCGACATCGACCGGGCGGTGTCCGCGGCCCGGGCCGCGTTCGACGATCCCTCCGGTTGGCCGGCCTGGAGCCCGGAGCGGCGCGGCGAGGCGCTCGGCCGTTTCGCGGACGAGCTCGAGAAGCGCAGTCCGGAAACGGCCCGTCGGGTGTCGAGCCAGAACGGTATGCCGATCACGCTGGCCGAGGCGTTCGAGGGCGGATTCCCGCCGGTGCTGTTGCGGTACTACTCGCAGTTGATGATCGACGGCCCGGCCGAGGAGCGGCGCCCGGGGATGATGGGCGGGACCTCGCTCGTCCGGAAGGAGCCGGTCGGAGTCGTCGGCGCCATCGTCCCGTGGAACGTGCCCCAGGCGATCAGCTTCCTGAAGCTGGCCCCGGCCCTGGCGGCCGGCTGCACGGTCGTCATCAAGCCGGCCGAGGAGACCGTGCTCGACGCGTATCTCATGGCGGAGGCGGCGGTGGCGGCCGGCCTGCCCCGGGGCGTGCTGAACGTGGTCCCGGGGGGCCGGGCGGTCGGTGCCTACCTGGTCGAACACCCCGGGGTCGACAAGGTGTCCTTCACCGGATCCACCGCTGCCGGCCGGAAGATCGCCGAGACCTGTGGCCGGCTGCTCCGCCCGGTGACCCTCGAGCTCGGCGGCAAGTCCGCCGCGGTCGTGCTGGACGATGCCGACCTCGCCTCCTCGATGGAGAGCTTCTTCGGCGCCACCCTGCTCAACAACGGCCAGATCTGCTGGCTGAACACGAGGGTCGTCGCGCCGCGCAGTCGGTACGGCGAGATCGTCGACACGATCACCGATCTCGCGAAGTCCCTGAAGGTCGGCGACCCGCTCGACCGGGAAACCGCGATCGGCCCGCTCGTCTCCGGACGGCAACGTGAGCGGGTCGAGGGCTACATCAGCAAGGGCCTCGCGGAGGGCGGTCGGATGACCACGGGCGGCCGTCGCCCCGGGGATCTGGACCAGGGCTTCTTCGTCGAGCCGACGATCTTCGCCGATCTGGACAACTCCGCAACCATCGCCCGCGAGGAGATCTTCGGGCCGGTGCTGACGATCATCCCCTACGACGACGTGGACGACGCGGTCGCGATCGCCAACGACAGCGAGTACGGACTCGGCGGCACGGTGTGGACCTCGGACCCGTCCCGCGGCGAAGCCGTTGCCCGCCGGATCAGGTCCGGCACCGTCGGGATCAACGCCTACAGCAACGATCCGCACGCCCCGTTCGGCGGCATCAAGTCCAGCGGCATGGGCCGGGAACTCGGCCCCGAGGCGCTCTCCTCGTTCCAGGTCTACAAAACCATCTACCTGGACCCCCGGGCGTCCTGA
- a CDS encoding phosphotransferase family protein has product MSIASPAGTARHHLDVDPGVHALLDRKRDRVAAGGPYTPLTVEQTTQLLVDYFATVVPGASVSGVGRIGGGASKEQFFFELTDASGNRTGHILRIDPVQTASETDRRREFEALDVYRSVVPAPAPEWLDHEGAHFGQPAVIMGFVPGVTKPTAPSDDLKVTGIGTTFSGSLRESLADQYLGHLAAIHNHPVDTARLPSFEAPTADPWQPARWALNWWSRVWADDAVEAVPIAALTEEWLRRHIPASTAEPVMIHGDFRTGNFLFDESTGRITAVLDWEYVHLGDFHEDLGWMMQQLFRSVEDGEELICGLYPAATFVQRYEQLSGRTVDPETLRWYVVLNAWKCLAITLASSAKAARDAQNHQDALLAWMSPVGYHFATDLCALIEKELSA; this is encoded by the coding sequence ATGTCGATCGCTTCACCTGCCGGCACCGCCCGGCACCACCTCGACGTCGACCCGGGGGTGCATGCACTCCTCGATCGGAAGCGGGACCGCGTCGCCGCCGGCGGGCCGTACACCCCGCTCACTGTCGAACAGACCACCCAACTGTTGGTGGACTACTTCGCGACAGTGGTGCCCGGAGCGAGTGTCTCCGGGGTCGGCCGGATCGGTGGCGGTGCGTCGAAGGAGCAGTTCTTCTTCGAACTCACCGACGCATCAGGCAACCGCACCGGGCACATCCTGCGGATCGACCCGGTGCAGACGGCCAGCGAGACCGACCGCCGCCGGGAGTTCGAGGCACTCGACGTGTACCGCTCCGTGGTGCCTGCCCCAGCACCGGAATGGCTGGACCATGAGGGTGCGCACTTCGGCCAGCCGGCGGTCATCATGGGATTCGTCCCCGGTGTCACCAAGCCGACGGCACCGTCGGACGACCTGAAGGTCACTGGCATCGGGACGACCTTCTCCGGATCGCTCCGCGAGAGTCTGGCAGATCAGTACCTCGGCCACCTGGCCGCCATCCACAACCATCCGGTCGACACCGCACGGCTGCCGAGCTTCGAGGCGCCGACCGCCGACCCCTGGCAGCCCGCCCGCTGGGCACTGAACTGGTGGTCCCGGGTGTGGGCCGACGACGCTGTGGAGGCGGTGCCGATCGCGGCGCTGACCGAGGAGTGGCTGCGCCGGCACATTCCGGCCTCCACCGCCGAACCGGTGATGATCCACGGCGACTTCCGCACCGGCAACTTCCTGTTCGACGAGAGCACCGGGCGCATCACCGCCGTCCTGGACTGGGAGTACGTGCACCTGGGCGACTTCCACGAGGACCTCGGCTGGATGATGCAGCAGCTCTTCAGGTCCGTCGAGGACGGCGAGGAGCTGATCTGCGGGCTCTACCCCGCCGCGACCTTCGTGCAGCGGTACGAGCAGCTCTCCGGCCGTACCGTCGATCCGGAGACCCTCCGCTGGTACGTCGTGCTCAACGCCTGGAAGTGCCTGGCCATCACGCTCGCCTCCTCGGCCAAGGCCGCCAGGGACGCGCAGAACCACCAGGACGCCCTGCTGGCCTGGATGTCACCGGTCGGCTACCACTTCGCCACCGACCTGTGCGCGCTCATCGAGAAGGAGTTGTCGGCATGA
- a CDS encoding DUF7065 domain-containing protein, whose protein sequence is MITPADLQFHTPADVDHIWAETYWFGLYVPEDDLYGWVYMVFRAGTGAVMCDVEFVDSKSQFMYDARYIDIQNHIPIPERLDSFTLPNGLTFEARSPSEYRIDYVGADETEMHLDCVGIHIPYDIHDPAIDPMARDTEETRIEHSGFGTAYSSHFDLTTRVTGTVKVRGKSYDVNCLATQDHSWGPRPERGMNPMTYMNAHFPDDFVVQTIFAFDPTQPDGAQHEFKHGYTVRDGVLTGLVGGTLKVDHRGIYPELITLSVRDVNGRTDEMTATARTFNNWLPYGVCLTGHSMLDWTTSDAITGIGTLMEAYPLDHATGGRLTTDITTSGSSAF, encoded by the coding sequence GTGATCACCCCTGCCGATCTGCAGTTCCACACCCCGGCCGACGTGGACCACATCTGGGCCGAGACGTATTGGTTCGGCCTCTACGTCCCCGAGGACGATCTGTACGGCTGGGTGTACATGGTCTTCCGGGCCGGCACCGGTGCGGTGATGTGCGATGTCGAGTTCGTCGACAGCAAGTCGCAATTCATGTACGACGCCCGGTACATCGACATCCAGAACCACATCCCGATCCCGGAGCGGCTCGACTCCTTCACACTCCCGAACGGTCTCACTTTCGAGGCCCGGAGCCCGTCGGAGTACCGGATCGACTACGTCGGCGCGGACGAGACCGAGATGCACCTGGACTGCGTGGGCATCCACATCCCCTACGACATCCACGATCCCGCGATCGACCCGATGGCGCGCGACACCGAGGAGACCCGAATCGAGCACAGCGGCTTCGGCACCGCGTACTCGAGCCACTTCGACCTGACCACCCGGGTGACCGGCACCGTGAAGGTGCGGGGGAAGTCGTACGACGTGAACTGCCTGGCCACCCAGGACCACAGCTGGGGCCCGCGCCCGGAGCGCGGGATGAACCCGATGACGTACATGAACGCACACTTCCCGGACGACTTCGTGGTGCAGACCATCTTCGCCTTCGACCCGACGCAGCCGGACGGCGCGCAGCACGAGTTCAAGCACGGCTACACCGTGCGGGACGGTGTGCTCACCGGGCTGGTCGGCGGCACGCTGAAGGTCGACCACCGCGGGATCTACCCGGAGCTGATCACCCTGTCCGTGCGCGACGTGAACGGCCGGACCGACGAGATGACCGCCACCGCAAGAACCTTCAACAACTGGCTGCCCTACGGCGTGTGTCTGACCGGGCACTCCATGCTCGACTGGACCACCTCCGACGCGATCACCGGTATCGGCACGCTGATGGAGGCCTACCCGCTCGACCACGCCACCGGCGGCCGGCTGACCACCGACATCACCACGTCGGGATCCAGCGCCTTCTGA
- a CDS encoding sugar ABC transporter substrate-binding protein: MPRSTRLNRIVAVAALAVLVPTMLAACGSDTTSTTSSTSAAGSGAATAPGSSTGGAGTASPSAGEPDFVAAAKAAVEKYTAVPAGPDDLQPFTPAAGPFKVGISGCGQNIPSCQTLVAAATEAVEELGWTPVFYDGTQSQSGWIAGMSSLINQDVDGIIKFVQPDSFMPNSMEDAKAAGIPVVCGVCGNYAEDPVASPSLANTDVDYAEQGKVLADWVIAAGNGTSKVSVMDNKLATPVRLRTEGFVGEMGTCSTCTVLDNTEIAQDATILDRIRSNVAAKLAQYPEGDINYIESPTDAYFEAIAPPIESSGRTDVKLVAYDASAAGLDSLRQADGILEATVDTPLQWLAYAAVDQMARQLSDQPVTKDVSIPFRLITRDNVPAGDEPPTGFDHKAYYAGLWGK, from the coding sequence GTGCCCCGGTCCACCCGCTTGAACCGCATCGTGGCAGTGGCCGCGCTCGCGGTCCTGGTGCCCACCATGCTCGCCGCCTGCGGCAGCGACACCACCTCCACCACCTCGTCCACGTCCGCCGCGGGCAGCGGCGCGGCGACAGCGCCCGGCAGCAGCACGGGTGGCGCCGGCACCGCGTCCCCCAGCGCCGGCGAACCGGACTTCGTGGCAGCGGCCAAGGCGGCGGTCGAGAAGTACACGGCGGTGCCGGCCGGTCCGGACGACCTGCAGCCGTTCACCCCGGCGGCCGGGCCGTTCAAGGTGGGGATCAGTGGCTGCGGGCAGAACATCCCGTCGTGCCAGACCCTGGTCGCGGCCGCCACCGAGGCCGTCGAGGAACTCGGCTGGACACCGGTGTTCTACGACGGCACGCAGAGCCAGTCGGGCTGGATCGCCGGCATGTCCTCGCTCATCAACCAGGACGTCGACGGCATCATCAAGTTCGTCCAGCCGGACAGCTTCATGCCGAACTCGATGGAGGATGCGAAGGCGGCCGGGATCCCGGTGGTCTGCGGCGTGTGCGGCAACTACGCCGAGGACCCGGTCGCAAGCCCGTCGCTGGCCAACACCGACGTCGACTACGCGGAGCAGGGCAAGGTGCTGGCCGACTGGGTGATTGCGGCCGGGAACGGCACCTCGAAGGTCTCGGTGATGGACAACAAGCTGGCCACCCCGGTGCGGCTGCGGACCGAGGGCTTCGTCGGCGAGATGGGCACCTGCAGCACGTGCACCGTCCTGGACAACACCGAGATCGCACAGGATGCCACCATTCTCGACCGCATCCGGTCCAACGTTGCGGCAAAACTCGCGCAGTACCCGGAGGGCGACATCAACTACATCGAGTCGCCGACCGACGCCTACTTCGAGGCCATCGCGCCGCCGATCGAGTCCTCCGGCCGCACCGACGTCAAGCTCGTCGCCTACGACGCCAGCGCCGCGGGTCTCGACTCGCTCCGGCAGGCCGACGGCATCCTCGAGGCGACCGTCGACACCCCGCTGCAGTGGCTCGCCTACGCCGCGGTCGACCAGATGGCACGGCAGCTCTCGGACCAGCCGGTCACCAAGGACGTCTCCATCCCGTTCCGCCTGATCACCCGCGACAACGTGCCGGCCGGGGACGAGCCGCCCACCGGCTTCGACCACAAGGCCTACTACGCCGGCCTGTGGGGCAAGTGA
- a CDS encoding ATP-binding cassette domain-containing protein has product MPPTLSVHGLRKSFGIKRVLDDVSFRIRPGTLHALLGANGAGKSTLIKILTGIERSDAGEISVRGAEGGPGRIGVIHQDLGLVSSMSVADNLYLVPGAGPLHRVSPSGDVRRARVQLAGVNVEVDPRRELGSLSLGERTMVAISRLFERDEPDLIILDEVTAALNRVESDWLLGRVREFVDRGGAAMVVTHRLHEVTTHCDEVTVLRDGKVVRTGPVPALPDLHDDLAAGDITTQEPVDAGAAASGAVVLAATAATTAAVGPISLDVRAGEVVAVVGALSSRLYEIGHLLAGIVGPVSGRVVVSAPAGGPGRAALLPEERLTQGVLTGLTVADNAVLDTRPRGRTGLWRGVNRRRGLRTASEVVERMNVRPEGCEGMPMLALSGGNQQKVLLGRIALQEPDLYVLCEPTRGVDLPTRAAIRRFVLERKAEGAAVVVATIDVDDALAVADRLAIAENGRLVSVVDRAGVQLDDLLERVS; this is encoded by the coding sequence ATGCCGCCGACCCTGTCGGTGCACGGTCTGCGAAAGTCCTTCGGCATCAAACGTGTGCTCGACGACGTGTCGTTCCGGATCCGCCCAGGCACGTTGCACGCGCTGCTCGGTGCCAACGGCGCCGGGAAGTCGACGCTCATCAAGATCCTCACCGGGATCGAGCGCTCCGATGCCGGCGAGATCTCCGTCCGGGGCGCGGAGGGGGGCCCCGGACGGATCGGGGTGATCCACCAGGACCTCGGTCTGGTCTCGTCGATGTCGGTCGCCGACAACCTCTACCTGGTACCGGGAGCCGGGCCACTGCACCGGGTGTCGCCCTCGGGTGACGTCAGGCGGGCCAGGGTGCAGCTGGCCGGGGTGAACGTGGAAGTCGACCCGCGACGCGAACTGGGTTCGCTGTCGCTCGGCGAACGGACGATGGTGGCGATCAGCAGGCTGTTCGAACGGGACGAGCCCGATCTGATCATCCTGGACGAAGTGACGGCGGCGCTGAACCGGGTCGAGAGCGACTGGCTGCTGGGTAGGGTGCGGGAGTTCGTCGACCGCGGCGGCGCGGCGATGGTGGTGACCCACCGGCTGCACGAGGTCACCACCCATTGCGACGAGGTGACCGTGCTGAGGGACGGGAAGGTCGTGAGAACCGGTCCGGTGCCGGCGCTTCCGGACCTGCACGACGACCTCGCCGCCGGCGACATCACGACACAGGAACCGGTCGACGCGGGCGCCGCGGCCTCCGGCGCGGTCGTGCTGGCGGCGACCGCGGCGACAACTGCTGCGGTCGGACCGATCTCGCTGGACGTCCGGGCCGGGGAGGTGGTGGCCGTGGTCGGTGCGCTGTCCTCCCGGCTGTACGAGATCGGCCATCTGCTGGCCGGCATCGTCGGTCCGGTGTCCGGCCGGGTCGTCGTGAGCGCCCCGGCCGGCGGCCCGGGCCGGGCCGCGCTGCTCCCGGAGGAGAGGCTGACACAGGGCGTGCTGACCGGCCTGACCGTCGCCGACAACGCCGTGCTCGACACCCGTCCCCGGGGTCGGACCGGCCTGTGGCGTGGGGTGAACCGCCGGCGCGGCCTGCGCACGGCATCGGAGGTGGTGGAACGGATGAACGTCCGCCCGGAGGGATGTGAGGGGATGCCGATGCTGGCACTCAGCGGCGGTAACCAGCAGAAGGTGCTGCTCGGCCGGATAGCGCTGCAGGAACCGGATCTCTACGTGCTCTGTGAGCCCACCCGCGGGGTGGACCTGCCGACCAGGGCCGCGATCCGCAGATTCGTGCTCGAGCGGAAGGCGGAGGGGGCCGCTGTGGTCGTGGCGACGATCGACGTCGACGACGCGCTGGCGGTGGCGGACCGGCTGGCGATCGCCGAGAACGGCCGACTGGTCTCGGTCGTCGACCGCGCCGGTGTGCAGCTCGACGACCTGCTGGAGCGTGTGTCGTGA
- a CDS encoding ABC transporter permease — MTARPTAETDAGPVARAPGATASRRVRSIPWERFVTIGFFLVVYLVICVVGNWSFLSQSNITNVFAQNAHTAFAAAAITMTLIAGQFDLSVGALVGLCAVLTAGLSANEGLPPAMIVVVIVVIGTLTGLLNSFLVSGLKVNAFIATLGTGTAFSGVALLYTGGQLIYSGIDPALTEPMRVKVAGFPLVLLLPLVLLLALWLLTKRVVFGRFLYATGANPTAAGLAGVPTRKVTRWAFVVTGVVAAIGGIVMTGTIGSANPTSGPELLLPAFAAAFLGSSLMGTESFSVVGSIIATFLLGLALNGLDIMGLSAGAKPIFNGVVLIGAVALSQALRTRKRRSRSLRADR; from the coding sequence GTGACGGCCCGCCCGACCGCGGAGACCGACGCGGGGCCGGTCGCCCGGGCGCCCGGCGCCACGGCGAGCAGGCGGGTGCGGTCGATCCCGTGGGAACGGTTCGTGACGATCGGATTCTTCCTCGTCGTGTACCTGGTGATCTGCGTGGTCGGGAACTGGAGCTTCCTCTCGCAGAGCAACATCACCAACGTCTTCGCACAGAACGCGCACACGGCCTTCGCCGCCGCGGCGATCACCATGACGTTGATCGCCGGACAGTTCGACCTCTCGGTGGGTGCCCTGGTCGGTCTCTGCGCGGTGCTGACCGCCGGACTGTCGGCGAACGAAGGCCTGCCGCCGGCGATGATCGTCGTGGTCATCGTGGTGATCGGGACGCTGACCGGTCTGCTGAACTCCTTCCTGGTCAGTGGTCTCAAGGTCAATGCGTTCATCGCCACGCTCGGGACAGGTACCGCTTTCAGCGGGGTCGCCCTGCTCTACACCGGCGGTCAGCTGATCTACAGCGGCATCGACCCGGCGCTCACCGAACCGATGCGGGTGAAGGTGGCCGGGTTCCCGTTGGTGCTGCTGCTGCCGTTGGTGCTGCTGCTTGCCTTGTGGCTGCTGACGAAGAGGGTGGTGTTCGGTCGTTTCCTCTACGCGACCGGGGCGAATCCGACCGCGGCCGGTCTCGCCGGGGTACCGACCCGCAAGGTGACCCGGTGGGCGTTCGTGGTGACCGGCGTGGTCGCGGCGATCGGCGGGATCGTGATGACCGGCACCATCGGATCGGCGAACCCGACCTCCGGACCGGAGCTGCTGCTCCCGGCCTTCGCCGCGGCGTTCCTCGGGTCCTCGCTCATGGGCACCGAGTCCTTCAGTGTCGTCGGGTCGATCATCGCCACGTTCCTGCTGGGCCTGGCGCTGAACGGCCTGGACATCATGGGCCTGTCAGCGGGTGCGAAGCCCATCTTCAACGGCGTGGTGCTGATCGGTGCGGTCGCGCTGTCACAGGCGCTCCGGACCCGGAAACGGAGGTCGCGGAGCCTGCGGGCGGACCGGTGA
- a CDS encoding aminotransferase-like domain-containing protein → MSGHGSAGRQRTAALSGTVRAEELVALLGTWRVGPGSLGVSLASAMGNLIESGRLAPESRLPAQRALATSLGIARGTVNSAYDILAGAGYVTCEVGRGTHVNNSVRRSAHGHVQASSVPPGTSGILDLSVQSLQAATGVRDAIARLGREVMDPYLETGGYFACGLPVLRSAVARMLTDDGIPTQPDQILITSGAQQGLAIAARALTRHGDAVLVEDPTYRGALSTFGSIGTRAVGYPFDPDLSGLSLQAAAGARLLYCQPAVHSPTGRLMSEAGRAELARIVQHHGLMTIEDCSSRDLLMDGDRPASGLTGLVDPDLLVTIGTFSKVLWGGLRIGWIRGSARTIGLLSEVKATIDLATSVVDQLLVVDLVSDIAGARARRRDQLRSTMEAAVDLLGTYCPSWTSSPPDGGTGLWVDTGYNSVELAIHALEIGIHVAAGPSFSLSGGHTTHMRLPLGHPASRVEPALSRLAGVLASNRYLLA, encoded by the coding sequence GTGAGCGGCCACGGCTCCGCCGGGCGGCAGCGGACGGCTGCCCTCTCCGGCACGGTCCGCGCTGAGGAGCTCGTCGCGCTGCTGGGCACCTGGCGGGTGGGGCCGGGGTCGCTCGGGGTCTCGTTGGCCTCGGCGATGGGCAACCTGATCGAGTCCGGCCGGTTGGCCCCGGAGAGCCGGCTACCGGCCCAGCGCGCGCTGGCGACCTCCCTCGGTATCGCCCGCGGCACGGTGAACTCGGCCTACGACATCCTCGCCGGGGCAGGCTATGTCACCTGCGAAGTGGGGCGCGGCACGCATGTCAACAACAGCGTCCGGCGGTCCGCGCACGGTCATGTACAGGCGTCCTCGGTCCCACCGGGCACCAGCGGGATCCTGGACCTGTCGGTCCAGTCGTTGCAGGCGGCCACCGGCGTCCGGGACGCCATCGCCCGGCTCGGGCGCGAGGTGATGGACCCCTACCTCGAAACCGGCGGGTACTTCGCCTGCGGACTACCCGTGCTGCGGTCCGCGGTCGCCCGGATGCTCACCGACGACGGCATCCCCACCCAGCCGGACCAGATCCTCATCACCTCCGGCGCACAGCAGGGACTGGCGATCGCCGCTCGCGCACTGACCCGACACGGCGATGCCGTGCTGGTCGAGGACCCGACCTACCGCGGCGCGTTGTCCACCTTCGGGTCGATCGGCACCCGGGCCGTCGGCTACCCGTTCGATCCCGATCTGTCCGGGCTCAGCCTGCAGGCCGCGGCCGGTGCGCGGTTGCTCTACTGCCAGCCGGCGGTGCACAGCCCGACCGGTCGGTTGATGAGCGAGGCCGGGCGGGCCGAACTGGCCCGGATCGTGCAGCACCACGGACTCATGACGATCGAGGACTGCTCGTCCCGTGACCTGCTGATGGACGGCGACCGCCCCGCGTCGGGCCTGACCGGGCTGGTCGACCCCGACCTGCTGGTGACCATCGGTACCTTCTCCAAGGTGCTGTGGGGCGGGCTGCGCATCGGTTGGATCCGCGGTTCGGCACGCACCATCGGGTTGCTCTCGGAGGTCAAGGCCACCATCGATCTGGCCACCTCGGTCGTCGACCAGTTGCTGGTCGTCGACCTGGTGTCGGACATCGCCGGTGCCCGGGCCAGGCGACGGGACCAGTTGCGCTCGACGATGGAGGCCGCTGTCGACCTGCTGGGCACCTACTGCCCGAGCTGGACGTCGTCGCCGCCGGACGGCGGCACCGGACTGTGGGTCGACACCGGTTACAACAGCGTCGAACTCGCCATCCACGCACTGGAGATCGGCATCCATGTCGCCGCCGGGCCGTCCTTCTCGTTGTCCGGCGGCCACACCACACACATGCGGCTCCCTCTCGGCCACCCGGCTTCCCGGGTGGAGCCGGCGCTGTCCCGGTTGGCGGGTGTGCTGGCGTCCAACCGCTACCTGCTCGCCTGA